Proteins encoded by one window of Culicoides brevitarsis isolate CSIRO-B50_1 chromosome 2, AGI_CSIRO_Cbre_v1, whole genome shotgun sequence:
- the LOC134830945 gene encoding troponin C, isoallergen Bla g 6.0101-like, whose product MGKHKERPPLNIPTEPINILIDNEPTYNKEQMRLLKEIFDQFDIEKTGLCPLKIIPTTLSTLGVKMKEEELEKLIKEVDANGSGTIEFGEYIELAQRFIEPEDDYNKVYAELRQVFMIFDKEHKGYLDIAEFKAIIKEIEPELPENELNDVVEEVDVDGSGRIEFEEFLAVMVGE is encoded by the exons ATGGGCAAGCATAAGGAAAGGCCACCACTTAATATCCCCACTGAGCCAATCAATATTTTGATTGACAATGAACCCACTTACAACAAGGAACAAATGAGAT tgttgaaagaaattttcgatcaaTTCGACATTGAAAAGACTGGATTATGTCCCTTGAAGATCATTCCAACTACCTTGAGCACCTTGGGTGTCAAGATGAAGGAAGAAGAGTTGGAAAAACTCATCAAGGAAGTTGATGCCAACGGATCCGGTACCATTGAGTTCGGTGAATACATTGAATTGGCCCAGAGATTCATTGAGCCTGAAGATGACTATAACAAAGTTTACGCTGAGTTGAGACaagttttcatgattttcgATAAAGAAC ACAAAGGCTACTTGGACATTGCCGAGTTCAAAGCGATCATCAAGGAAATCGAACCCGAATTGCCCGAGAACGAATTGAATGACGTCGTTGAGGAAGTTGACGTTGATGGCTCAGGTCGCATTGAGTTCGAGGAGTTCCTCGCTGTCATGGTtggcgaataa
- the LOC134831252 gene encoding troponin C, isoallergen Bla g 6.0201-like yields the protein MQMSVETLHLEEAPQYNAQQMIMLKSIFESFDSTNTGNCPLEIIPAILSTLGVKTEKEELDVIIAEIDADGSGLIDFEEFLELARRYIEPEPDYTRLSAELKEVFMIFDKQNKGYLEIDEFKSIIKEIEPDLPEDELDNFVKEVDADGSGKIEFEEFLEVMVGE from the exons ATGCAGATGTCGGTAGAAACGTTACATTTAGAg gAGGCCCCTCAATACAATGCCCAACAAATGATAATgctcaaaagtatttttgagtCATTTGATAGCACGAACACGGGCAATTGTCCACTGGAAATTATCCCAGCGATACTTAGCACCTTAGGTGTCAAGACAGAAAAGGAAGAATTGGACGTAATTATAGCGGAAATAGATGCCGACGGTTCCGGCCTAATAGATTTTGAGGAATTTCTCGAGCTAGCACGTCGTTATATTGAACCAGAACCCGACTATACAAGATTATCTGCCGAACTTAAGGaagtttttatgatatttgataagcaaa ATAAAGGATATTTGGAAATAGACGAATTCAAAAGTATCATAAAGGAAATCGAGCCAGACCTGCCCGAAGATGAATTGGATAATTTTGTTAAGGAAGTAGATGCCGATGGCTCaggtaaaattgaatttgaggAATTTCTGGAGGTTATGGTTGGCGAATAA
- the LOC134830946 gene encoding troponin C-like: MGLKDEPQYNKEQMELLKKIFEEFDFEKTGHCSLDIIPTTLTTLGVKLKEEELEALCKEVDKNGSGMIEFNEYVELAKIYIEPEEDYKQVYSELRQVFMIFDKANKGYLELAEFKSVLKEIEPELPDQELDDIVDEVDADGSGRIEFEEFLEVMIGADE; the protein is encoded by the exons ATGGGTTTAAAG gatgAGCCACAATATAACAAAGAGCAAATggaat tgctcaaaaaaattttcgaggaATTCGATTTCGAAAAAACCGGTCATTGTTCCTTGGATATTATCCCAACGACCCTTACCACGTTGGGTGTCAAGTTGAAGGAGGAAGAATTGGAGGCACTTTGCAAAGAAGTCGACAAAAATGGCTCCGGCATGattgaatttaatgaatacGTTGAGTTAGCTAAAATTTACATCGAGCCTGAGGAGGATTACAAACAAGTCTACTCAGAGTTGAGACaagttttcatgattttcgATAAAGCCA ataAGGGTTACCTTGAACTAGCTGAATTCAAATCAGTGTTGAAAGAAATCGAACCTGAACTTCCCGACCAAGAATTGGACGACATTGTCGATGAAGTTGATGCTGATGGCTCAGGCCGCATTGAATTCGAGGAGTTTTTGGAAGTTATGATTGGAGctgatgaataa